Genomic DNA from Elgaria multicarinata webbii isolate HBS135686 ecotype San Diego chromosome 2, rElgMul1.1.pri, whole genome shotgun sequence:
TTCTATTGCGTTGTTACTCCCATGCTGAATCCCATGATCTACAGCTTGAGGAACCAAGAAGTAAAGGGAGCCCTGATGAAGGATTTTGGTCAAAAGGTCAAAAGGACAATCTAACTTTGCTTTTTATCATGCTACACTTTTCTTATTCAACTAGTTCATTCCCAATGACAAAAGCTGCTCCCCAAATGGGTCACAATTGTTGGGGTTGAAAGGATGTATTCCCCTCACCCTACCTCATTTTGTTGAACAAAATCTCATGGGAGGGAAAAGGTGGTTCTAATATATGTTTGTGCCTGTGAGCACAACACCAAGGGACCACAAGGTGGAGACATGCTCATTCAGTTCCTTCCACCTGTGACATAATGGAGGATctgcttgcatgcagaaggtcccaggttcgatccctggcatcttcaggtagggcaggacaactcctccctgaaaccctgggaagccATTGCTGccggccagtgttgacaatactgggctagacagacctatagtctgattcagtataaggcagcttcctatgttcttatgtctctAACTTTCTGTGTCCTCCTTAGCCTTATAATGTAGATAATAACCTGTTTGTTTATATCAGCTCACATATATGtcttatatatgtttactcaggagtaagtttcATTGTTTTGAACAAGGTtcaaagagctaccattgtgtcaagtttcatgtctttatcttaaaaattgacggagttataagcatttttgttaattcccattagagctgcgctttgaaaaaaatccggatttcccctccccctcccggatttgccatcaaaaccctggtcaaatccgggcaaatccagtcatatggtcaccctacagtatcctttattattattttaggggtCTTGTTTGTAGTCATGTTTCTGCTGCAACAAACTTAAATAGCTACCCCACAGAATGCAGTTTGAGCACAACTAACTTTTTTCTGGACTGGAGCCAACATATTTACATTATAAACAGAGAAAACACCCGAAGTATTTGCACAGCCAAGACCAGCAATGTTACAGCTGAAATCCTGTACATACAAAAACCTAGGAATCAACCttgtcactgcgaattgcatgcaaaggactcagaagctttccaccttataatctgctttgattgtgaagtactcctatgcatcctgctttaattgtgcttcaaaggcaaaagattcgccatatttagcccctactttttgagcgtatcttccgagccaccgctggggcgcaggagaagggttttaaagaaatgcttacatctgcataagctttaaagataaagacaccaaaattggcacagtaatagatattagggagagctttaagcataccaaatttggattgaattgggtcatctgttgatttttttttattatttttacatatgCAAAagatcgctgttgcccggtagcaaaaacaacaactgcgaaagcttagcgctacggggataatccaagggaagcaggtatgtgggatgaagctaatagttTGATTGCTATTCTAGCTGACAACTCAGCCCATATTTTCTGTATCACCACCCAAACAATTTTCAGCAATTTCATAGCAATACAAAACCCACAACATGTGGGTTGAGACAAGAGGCAGGCACATGGTAAGAATGTAGCACGATCATATGACTGATTCACCCAGTGAGAAATGAGATCCATCTTGGCTAAGCCTACATCAATGCCTACAActtgatgacctccagatgttttggactcctaaAAAAATGGAATCCCTTTCAGAACAAAATTGGCTTTTATCTGTCATGAGTATCTGCATCATTTTGTTCACAGATCCAGGTCCAGTGGTATGAAGAGGCAGGAATACTAGTTCATCCTTAATGTGGAACTCTTTCCTAGTAACAACCATTTCCCTTCTATTTTGCTGAAGAGGAGAGGCCACGCAACACAATGGCAGGAGAAAATCATACTATGGTGACAGATTTTCTCCTCTCAGGACTAACAGACAGGCCCAAGGtggccatggtttgttttttcttcttcctagcAATGTATCTGATCACCTGTGTGGGGAATCTTGGGATGGTCACCTTGATCAGGACTGACTTTCGACTCCATACCCCCATGTACTATTTCCTCAGCAACTTGGCTTTCGTGGACTTCTGCTATTCTTCAACCATTACTCCTAAAACATTGGTGGATTTTTTAGCTGTCAGGAAAGTCATTTCCTTTGGTGGCTGTGTTACACAATTGTTCAGCTTTGTCCTCACTGCAAGCGCTGAGTGCCTTCTGCTGGCTGTAATGGCCTATGATCGATATGTGGCTATTTGTAACCCACTGCTCTATTCAGTCATCATGACAAAAAAGCTTTGTGGCCAGCTGGTGGGCATTAGTTATCTTATTGGCTTTATCCATGCGCTTGCACAAACTATCTCTACTTTTAGGCTCTCTTTCTGCAGCTCCAATATCATCAATCATTATTTCTGTGATATTCCTCCACTGATAAAGCTCTCCTGCAGCAAGACCTACAGCAATGAGATTGTGCTGTACACTTTTGGCACATTTCACGGCATTTTCACATCAGCGGAGATCCTCATCTCTTATGTCTATATCATCTCCACCATCCTGAAGATCCGCTCTTCAGAAGGCAGGCGCAAAGCTTTCTCCACATGTGCCTCCCACCTGACAGCTGTCTTGATATTCTATGGAACCACAGTATTCATGTACGTCCGGCCAATTTCAAGCTATTCTCTGGGACGAGACAAAGTGATCTCTGTGTTCTACACAGTGGTGATCCCCATGCTGAATCCGCTGATCTATAGCCTGAGGAACAAGGAAGTGAAAGATGCGCTGAAGAGAGTCTTAGGCCGGATAAGGTTTTCTTGAAAAGTGTACGTGGTGCATGGTTGGGCTACGCATGAAAGCAAACACTGGTTGAAGTAATTTATTTCACACATGATTCAGTCtcccaggtgaggcttttatagcaccatcaccctgcctcattcacagaatgagGTCAGTAGAGCGTCTCCCATACTGTGACTTACCACACTGCTGAGGAGGATGTGGTGTGGGTGAAGCAGAACTGACCAAGGTGGCAGTCAGCCACCCCCTCAGTCTGGGACACTTCATGATACACAAGCTTACCCCATGTTGTTGATTATAAGCTGGATATTTGATGTATTATTATTTGATGCCCTGAAACATCATGGACAttttcagcttttatttatttatttgtttattgtttgcttgtttgtttacttgcttttttGTATAACTGTTGTGACTGTATTTATCTTTTTGACatcttattttcttttcctttaatttTATGCTTCTATAAGTCACATTACTAGAATAAAGTCCAGTCAAGCCTTATGTGGCCATAATAGGTTGATCTCTGTGGGGAAGGGGGTTAGGGGGTAAATAGGTTAGGTTCGCAGCTGAGGGCAGGGTTATATAGCATTGTGGTCCttttcaactctatggttctatcaCACCTCACCACTGCCTCACCACTACCAATGTCAACTGTTGCTGAGAGCACTTATGCAGAGGGTAGGTGTCTATGGTGAAAATCcttcagacaaacaaacaaatatggacTCTGTGAAAGCAAACCAGAATATGCAGTAGATGTTGTCTGTCATAAAGAGGAGGCCACACAGAGGCCTCATAGCTGGCAACTTTATTTAACAAGAGGCCCCAAAAGAATTTGTTTTTTAGTGTATGATTGTATCCCATCATAAATGGTCTGGGTGGCtcataaaacaacattaaaacacaatatcaaacaacaacaattgaaattaaaatataatttaaaaatcaatattaaaATAGCCCAGAGGCCCAGAATATAAGACACGGTTTATTTAAAAGGCCTGGACAAACACAAAGGTCTTTGTGTGGCTCCATGAAGATGATACAAATGGTGGCACATGAATTTGTATGGGATGACTGTaccataactggggtgccactactgaaaagtccctctctagTAGTTGCCTGTctcacttcatttggtgggggcactcAGAACAGGGCCTCTGAATAAGATGTAGGGTTCAGGCAGGTGCATATACAGGGCTGGCCTTAGGACAAATAGTGCCCTGGGTGAGGACTGCCTTTGGTGCCCCCGCCTGTGGTCACCTTTGCAGggtcacccagagggtttatgGGTCCTGGAGCAGGTGTGATGCTGCCTTCCCCCTTCAGCTCAGCTTGCCTCCCCTTCAGCTCAACTTGGCACCCACCCCAGCTTATAATTGCTCTTTATGTCGTTTGACAGAGTTTAGGAGATTTTCAAGCCATAACTATTCTTTACAACACTGAAAAGAACAATTACTAGCCACCAGTTCTTAGTACTGGACTTAGTAGTTCTCTTAATTTCATTAAGAGAAATTTTGGGAAAAGTTTCTCTCTCATATTGAGATCAATTAAGCATAAAAGTGTTTGGCTGAATTCTGCCCTTTCAgtatcctttattattattttaggggtCTTGTTTGTAGTCATGTTTCTGCTGCAACAAACTTAAATAGCTACCCCACAGAA
This window encodes:
- the LOC134392496 gene encoding olfactory receptor 8U3-like, whose amino-acid sequence is MAGENHTMVTDFLLSGLTDRPKVAMVCFFFFLAMYLITCVGNLGMVTLIRTDFRLHTPMYYFLSNLAFVDFCYSSTITPKTLVDFLAVRKVISFGGCVTQLFSFVLTASAECLLLAVMAYDRYVAICNPLLYSVIMTKKLCGQLVGISYLIGFIHALAQTISTFRLSFCSSNIINHYFCDIPPLIKLSCSKTYSNEIVLYTFGTFHGIFTSAEILISYVYIISTILKIRSSEGRRKAFSTCASHLTAVLIFYGTTVFMYVRPISSYSLGRDKVISVFYTVVIPMLNPLIYSLRNKEVKDALKRVLGRIRFS